In Deltaproteobacteria bacterium, a single genomic region encodes these proteins:
- a CDS encoding MBL fold metallo-hydrolase, whose amino-acid sequence MLIDGGGSAMGTFDIGKFVLAPYLWRQRISKLDVLVLTHAHPDHLLGLLHILKNFPVREVWTNGQIPATEDYENFLKIIKEKGVMHRIVKEKLTRIVINGVGVTVFNAGASPQSLKSQAALFRETNDSSLVIRMVFGQTGFLFPGDISDVMENKIMAIGADIISDVLFVPHHGSLSSSSVPFLKAVRPRIAIISCGQENAFNLPHPDVLKRYAALPARIYRTDLHGAITLTTDGREITVKTGLAQK is encoded by the coding sequence TTTGTGCTCGCCCCTTATCTATGGCGGCAAAGAATCAGCAAGTTAGACGTGCTGGTCTTGACGCACGCCCATCCCGACCATTTGCTGGGGCTGCTGCATATTCTGAAGAATTTCCCGGTCCGGGAGGTCTGGACGAACGGCCAAATCCCGGCCACGGAAGATTATGAAAATTTCCTGAAGATTATCAAAGAGAAAGGCGTCATGCACCGGATCGTAAAGGAAAAATTGACGCGTATAGTGATCAACGGCGTCGGCGTCACCGTATTTAATGCCGGCGCATCGCCCCAGTCGTTGAAAAGCCAGGCGGCTCTGTTTCGGGAAACGAACGATTCTTCGCTGGTCATCAGAATGGTTTTCGGGCAAACCGGCTTCCTCTTTCCCGGTGATATCTCCGACGTCATGGAGAACAAAATCATGGCGATTGGGGCTGACATTATAAGCGATGTCCTTTTTGTTCCCCATCATGGCAGCCTTAGTTCCAGCAGCGTGCCTTTCCTCAAGGCGGTTCGGCCCCGCATCGCGATCATCAGTTGCGGCCAGGAGAACGCCTTCAACCTCCCCCACCCCGACGTCCTGAAGCGTTATGCGGCGCTGCCGGCCAGGATATACCGGACCGACCTCCACGGCGCCATTACCTTGACCACGGACGGGCGGGAGATAACGGTAAAAACCGGGCTTGCTCAGAAATAA